The Faecalibacter sp. LW9 genome has a segment encoding these proteins:
- a CDS encoding ATP-binding protein: MEIVRVKFGGFSNVENVELDFNKINTLVALNNYGKSNIIKGIQFGIDFIKNQSKTKAKMMAFQPFIPYNKNIDDKPFKFEIEINYLSRFSIVYSYSFDWIKNDKEKGKRILEESLKVKNLDEDSKYSTFLKRGLNKANYLPSKTGRCDREIKIEKDELVINKLESFDDLFYYSIIKVVNELNIASVDTLQNPDDLFKKIRIQNNENLIVKNDYSLSMNEAANSAYFIYGLSKKKPQYFELFKDAVMTLLPSLEDFEPVEIDLKEKFSFNNEDEKLKLPLDFPEKIYDIRVKEKNNNQQTSITSLSSGSQKIFYVVSVAIAAEINKVPLITYEELENSIHPGLLQKLLIILDNLLEHSKILLSSHSPYLIQYLDFSNIKIGTPNDKGLAIFKQLKKTKFNKLLSLAEDENISVGDLIFEKMIECQSYDNEFFNEMCS, translated from the coding sequence ATGGAAATAGTAAGAGTAAAATTTGGTGGGTTTTCTAATGTAGAAAATGTAGAGTTAGATTTTAATAAAATAAATACTCTCGTAGCACTAAATAATTATGGTAAATCTAATATTATTAAAGGTATACAGTTTGGAATTGATTTTATTAAAAATCAATCGAAAACTAAAGCTAAAATGATGGCATTTCAACCTTTTATACCTTATAATAAAAATATTGATGATAAACCTTTTAAATTTGAAATAGAAATAAATTATTTATCAAGATTTTCTATAGTTTATTCATATTCATTTGATTGGATAAAGAATGATAAAGAAAAAGGAAAGAGAATTTTAGAAGAATCATTAAAAGTTAAAAATTTAGATGAAGATTCAAAATATTCTACTTTTTTAAAGAGAGGTTTGAATAAGGCTAATTATTTACCTTCTAAAACTGGTAGATGTGATAGAGAAATAAAAATTGAAAAGGATGAATTAGTAATAAATAAGTTGGAGAGTTTTGATGACTTATTTTATTATTCTATTATTAAGGTTGTAAATGAACTAAATATTGCATCTGTAGATACTTTACAAAATCCAGATGATTTGTTTAAAAAAATTAGAATTCAAAATAATGAAAATTTAATCGTTAAAAATGATTATTCATTGTCTATGAATGAAGCGGCAAATTCAGCATATTTTATTTATGGTTTATCAAAGAAGAAACCTCAATATTTTGAACTTTTTAAAGATGCTGTTATGACATTGTTGCCATCCTTGGAAGATTTCGAGCCAGTCGAAATAGATTTAAAGGAGAAGTTTTCATTTAATAATGAAGATGAAAAATTAAAGTTACCACTAGATTTTCCAGAAAAAATTTATGATATAAGAGTTAAAGAGAAAAATAATAATCAGCAGACAAGTATCACTAGTTTATCTTCAGGTTCTCAAAAAATCTTTTATGTAGTTTCTGTTGCAATAGCTGCAGAAATTAACAAAGTTCCTTTAATTACATATGAAGAATTAGAAAATTCTATTCATCCAGGTTTATTGCAGAAGCTCCTTATAATTTTAGATAATTTATTAGAACATTCAAAGATTTTATTAAGTAGTCACTCTCCATATTTAATTCAATATTTGGATTTTTCTAATATTAAAATAGGTACTCCAAATGACAAAGGATTGGCTATATTCAAACAATTGAAAAAGACAAAATTCAATAAATTACTTTCATTAGCGGAAGATGAAAATATTTCTGTTGGAGATTTAATTTTTGAAAAAATGATTGAATGCCAATCGTACGATAATGAATTCTTTAATGAAATGTGTAGCTAA
- a CDS encoding IS1182 family transposase: MQGKKEFTPQLFYDLSLDRLVPSDNYYRIIQRELSFDFLYQATAKYYGKEGQKSIDPVVFFKILLVGYLNNINSDRALIRYCSNCLDVRLFLGYDLNEDLPWHSTISRTRQLLGEEVFLELFRKVLSLCVKKGMVQGRRQAVDSAFIKANASMDSLVEKEVLEDASAYVNELEENSEYKVTSTRKKLVEQHHNWKKEEFKAMPAARKSVQINEDGEEIRPKFLSNHTHYSPTDPDAKISTKPGKPRQLNYAGQLAVDDKHHVITGACASTAGSKDSAIFSEIMNQTLANFKGNEMQIDQVLADAGYSSGESLGYCETHGIDAYIPNFGQYKPEREGFIFNGELNQYECIQEGGNKAILPFKGIRTDSKGYEKKTYRSSERDCKDCPLRAQCCGKVSKFKKLDDSVHKPLYDRMHEKITKNKRYFKQMVKRRSATVEPVLGTLINHHNMKRINSRGMGLANKHVLLAALCYNLKKYLKFTPKKSKLLAQIYALPKVKYGTLKAGHIGLEDLLFSTTLFLIIEYTPKINLA, translated from the coding sequence ATGCAAGGCAAAAAAGAATTTACACCCCAATTATTTTACGATTTAAGTTTAGATCGTTTGGTACCCTCGGATAATTATTACCGTATTATTCAGCGTGAATTATCATTTGATTTTCTTTATCAAGCGACCGCTAAATATTATGGAAAAGAAGGTCAAAAAAGTATTGATCCTGTGGTCTTTTTCAAGATCTTATTGGTGGGTTATTTAAACAACATCAACAGCGATCGGGCATTGATTCGCTACTGTAGCAATTGTTTAGATGTACGTTTATTTTTAGGCTATGATTTAAATGAAGATTTACCTTGGCACTCAACCATTAGCCGAACACGTCAATTATTAGGAGAAGAAGTTTTTTTAGAATTGTTTCGAAAAGTATTAAGTCTTTGCGTTAAAAAAGGGATGGTGCAAGGTCGTCGTCAAGCGGTTGATAGTGCATTTATCAAGGCTAATGCCAGCATGGATAGTTTAGTTGAAAAAGAAGTTTTAGAAGATGCTTCTGCATATGTCAACGAGTTAGAAGAAAATAGCGAATATAAAGTCACTTCAACACGTAAAAAGTTAGTTGAACAACACCATAATTGGAAAAAAGAAGAATTTAAAGCGATGCCTGCCGCCCGAAAAAGTGTACAAATCAATGAGGATGGGGAAGAAATTCGGCCAAAATTCTTAAGTAATCACACCCATTATAGTCCAACGGATCCTGATGCTAAAATCTCTACCAAACCAGGAAAACCGAGGCAATTAAATTATGCTGGTCAATTAGCCGTAGATGATAAACACCATGTCATTACAGGCGCTTGTGCCAGTACAGCAGGGAGCAAGGACAGTGCGATTTTTTCAGAAATCATGAATCAAACCTTGGCAAATTTTAAGGGTAATGAGATGCAAATCGATCAAGTCTTGGCAGATGCAGGTTACAGTAGTGGAGAAAGTTTAGGTTATTGTGAAACCCACGGAATCGATGCTTATATTCCTAATTTTGGACAATATAAACCTGAGCGTGAAGGCTTTATTTTTAATGGGGAATTAAACCAATACGAATGTATCCAAGAAGGAGGAAATAAAGCGATACTTCCTTTTAAAGGCATCCGAACAGATAGCAAAGGCTATGAAAAGAAAACCTACCGAAGCAGCGAAAGGGATTGTAAAGATTGCCCCCTTCGAGCCCAATGCTGTGGTAAAGTGAGCAAATTTAAGAAGTTAGATGACAGCGTTCACAAGCCCTTATACGATCGGATGCACGAGAAAATCACCAAGAATAAACGGTATTTTAAACAAATGGTCAAGAGACGAAGTGCAACGGTAGAACCAGTTTTAGGTACTTTAATCAACCATCACAATATGAAACGCATCAACAGTCGAGGAATGGGCCTAGCGAACAAACATGTTCTCTTAGCCGCTCTTTGCTATAACTTAAAGAAATACCTAAAATTTACGCCTAAAAAGTCCAAATTACTTGCCCAAATCTATGCCTTACCAAAGGTAAAGTATGGCACTCTAAAAGCAGGTCATATTGGGCTTGAAGATTTGCTTTTTTCAACCACTTTATTTTTAATTATTGAATATACTCCAAAAATAAACCTCGCTTAA
- the lnu(H) gene encoding lincosamide nucleotidyltransferase Lnu(H) → MTQLQMIDKTKLLAQQDENISAVFMYGSFTKNEGDKYSDIEFYIFLKSKEDFSAEKWVNQIHPVALYFTNEYGSEVAIFDNMVRGEFHFLTTEEIEIIKSWEGMVAFSDFDQMNLVDKDGLLAETLNQIKIKSPERTTSQNISWLSESLLNVLLTTSNLIKRGEFAHAHHSLSNVQKYLLWLIRVRTTKTQHWESPTKNLEKDIDVIWYSAYKKVTSDLNPKNIVLAFENSLNLSKKLFDELKIEPKLKEILSRIR, encoded by the coding sequence ATGACACAGTTACAAATGATTGACAAAACAAAATTATTAGCTCAACAAGACGAAAATATTTCCGCCGTTTTTATGTATGGTTCATTTACAAAAAACGAAGGAGACAAATATTCCGACATCGAATTTTATATTTTCTTGAAAAGTAAAGAAGACTTTTCAGCCGAAAAATGGGTAAACCAAATTCATCCGGTTGCATTATATTTTACCAACGAATATGGAAGTGAAGTGGCTATTTTCGACAATATGGTCAGAGGCGAATTCCATTTTTTAACAACGGAAGAAATTGAAATTATTAAATCGTGGGAAGGTATGGTTGCTTTTAGCGACTTTGACCAAATGAATTTAGTGGACAAAGACGGACTTTTAGCAGAAACGCTCAATCAGATTAAAATAAAATCACCTGAACGAACTACAAGCCAAAACATTTCGTGGTTAAGTGAATCGCTTTTGAATGTTTTGCTAACAACAAGTAACTTGATTAAGCGTGGCGAATTTGCTCACGCTCATCACAGTTTATCAAATGTTCAGAAATACTTGCTTTGGCTTATAAGAGTAAGAACAACCAAAACGCAACATTGGGAAAGTCCGACTAAAAATCTCGAAAAGGACATTGATGTAATTTGGTATTCAGCGTATAAAAAAGTAACATCTGACTTAAATCCTAAAAACATCGTTTTGGCTTTTGAGAACTCCTTAAATTTATCGAAAAAACTATTTGACGAACTTAAAATTGAACCCAAACTGAAAGAAATCCTGAGCAGAATAAGATAA
- a CDS encoding transposase: MQGKKEFTPQLFYDLSLDRLVPLDNYYRIIQRELSFDFLYQATAKYYGKEGQKSIDPVVFFKILLVGYLNNINSDRALIRYCSNCLDVRLFLGYDLNEDLPWHSTISRTRQLLGEEVFLELFRKVLSLCVQKGMVQGRRQAVDSAFIKDNASMDSLVEKEVLEDASAYVNELEENSEYKVTSTRKKLVEQHHNANS; the protein is encoded by the coding sequence ATGCAAGGCAAAAAAGAATTTACACCTCAATTATTTTACGATTTAAGTTTGGATCGATTGGTACCTTTGGATAATTACTATCGAATAATACAGCGAGAATTATCATTTGATTTTCTTTATCAAGCGACCGCTAAATATTATGGAAAAGAAGGTCAAAAAAGTATTGATCCTGTGGTCTTTTTCAAGATCTTATTGGTGGGTTATCTCAACAACATCAACAGCGATCGGGCATTGATTCGCTACTGTAGCAATTGTTTAGATGTACGTTTATTTTTAGGTTATGATTTAAATGAAGATTTACCTTGGCACTCAACCATTAGCCGAACACGCCAATTATTAGGAGAAGAAGTTTTCTTAGAATTATTCCGAAAAGTATTGAGTCTTTGCGTGCAAAAAGGAATGGTTCAAGGTCGTCGTCAAGCGGTTGATAGTGCATTTATCAAGGACAATGCCAGCATGGATAGTTTAGTTGAAAAAGAAGTTTTAGAAGATGCTTCTGCATATGTCAACGAATTAGAAGAAAATAGTGAATATAAAGTCACTTCAACACGTAAAAAGTTAGTTGAACAACACCATAATGCAAATTCCTGA
- a CDS encoding SMI1/KNR4 family protein gives MNTTEKYILGLKKSYIENGASEDWEHFESVKEGVSKEKIEQLQKIYPEIPQALIDLLKYVDGTYWRKFKEEEIIFYFLGSDVEEYPYYLLSAEQIIENQNQAVDYYSDYIERKYDEVDIDEKITNKPNNLKWLHFSDCMNNGGTSQLFIDFTPSEKGKKGQIIRFLHDPDEFKVIAENFEEYLKKVIDNEYDFINEDIIG, from the coding sequence ATGAATACCACAGAAAAATATATTTTAGGACTTAAAAAATCATACATTGAAAATGGTGCAAGTGAAGATTGGGAACATTTTGAAAGCGTGAAAGAAGGAGTTAGTAAAGAAAAAATTGAACAATTACAAAAAATATACCCTGAAATCCCACAAGCATTAATTGATTTACTAAAATATGTTGATGGGACGTATTGGAGAAAATTCAAAGAAGAAGAAATAATTTTCTACTTTCTAGGTTCAGATGTTGAAGAATATCCATATTATTTATTATCAGCCGAGCAAATAATAGAAAACCAAAATCAAGCTGTTGACTACTATTCAGATTATATCGAAAGAAAATATGACGAAGTTGATATTGACGAAAAAATCACAAATAAACCCAATAATCTAAAATGGTTACATTTTTCAGATTGTATGAACAACGGTGGAACTTCACAACTATTTATAGATTTCACACCATCTGAAAAAGGAAAAAAAGGTCAAATAATTAGGTTTTTACACGACCCGGACGAATTTAAAGTGATAGCTGAAAACTTTGAAGAGTATTTGAAAAAAGTAATTGACAATGAATATGACTTTATTAATGAAGATATTATAGGTTAA
- a CDS encoding DUF2141 domain-containing protein: protein MYDLTIKVENLRNSKGVVQFALYNKDGSIPDEDYKNYYRLEKAKIVNGKSEIAFKNLPKGKYAVNILHDENKNGKIDKGLLLPKEGIGFSNYQTIGLINRLNFSKASFELNADRIIDVTVIYM from the coding sequence GTGTACGATTTAACAATTAAGGTAGAAAATTTACGAAATTCTAAAGGCGTTGTGCAATTCGCACTTTACAACAAGGACGGCTCAATACCCGATGAAGATTACAAAAATTATTACCGATTAGAGAAAGCAAAAATTGTAAACGGTAAATCTGAAATTGCCTTTAAAAACCTACCCAAAGGAAAATATGCCGTGAACATTTTACACGATGAAAATAAAAACGGCAAGATTGATAAAGGTTTGCTTTTACCCAAAGAGGGAATTGGATTTTCCAATTATCAGACAATAGGATTAATAAACAGACTCAATTTTTCTAAAGCAAGTTTTGAATTAAATGCAGATAGAATAATTGATGTAACGGTAATTTATATGTAA